The DNA window CGAGGTAGGTCGCGGGGTCGACGAAGCGGCGGTTGCGTTGCGTTCTGGACGAGCCTGTCTGGACGTCGATTCTGTGGGCGTCGCTCGACGGCTCGAGCAGGTAGAGGTCGGCGGCGCAGTGGTAGACGAGGCGGTAGCCGTCGGTGCTGAGGTTGCGGGCGTAGTAGTCGTCGTGGTCGGTGTGGCGTTGGACGTCCTCGCCTTGCGGGGTGCAGGAGTAGACGTTGCCGACGCCCTCGTGGTCGGAGAGGAAGTAGATGCGGTCGCCGACCCAGCACGGGTTGGCGAGGTTGCCCACGAGGTCGACGAGCGGTTGGAACGTACCTTCGCCGTCCGGGTCGACCCAGAGGCTGCCGGCGGTGCCGCCGCGGTAGCGCTTCCAGCGGGCGGGGTCGCTGGTGTGGCGGCCGAGGACGACGGCTCCGTTGGGGCCTTCGGAGATCGCGGTGGCTGGACCGAGCGGGAGTCGGTGCGGGACGCCGCCTTGGCTGGAGACCTCGTACAGCCAGTCCTCGTTGCGGAACGGGCGGCCGCCTGCGGTCGTGTAGACGATCTTGTCGTCGCGCCAGCCTCGTACGGTCACTCCGGTGCCCTCGTAGGTGAGTCTGCTGGCGGTGCCGCCGTCGCACGGGAGGACGTAGACCTCGCTGGGGCCTTCCTCGCGGCCGACGAACGCGACGCTTGTCCCGTCTGTCGAGAGGCGCGGGTGCGTGGCCTCGGCGACGCCGGCCGTGAGCCGCCAGGCGCGGCCGCCGTGCGCGTCGACGGTCCAGAGGTCGTCCTCGCTGACGAACACGACGGTGTCGCCGTGGATCGTCGGGTAGCGAAGGTAGCCCTCGGTCATGTCCCCTCCGTTGCTCACTGGCCTGCCGGTCACCCTAAACGGTGGGTTGGACGGGCCTGGCAGGATCTTCGGAATGGACTCTGTGTGGGCCGTGCGGTTGCCTGTCTCCGCTGGGACGGGGCCGCGGCTGGCGGTGAAGGACTGCATCGACGTGGCCGGCGTGCCGACGGTGGTGGGCTCGCGTGCTCTGGCCTCTGCCCCTCCCGCTCTTGCCGACGCGCCGGTGGTGGCCACGGCCCGCGCGGCTGGCGCCCGCATCGTGGGCAAGACCCAGCTGGTCGAGCTCTGCCGCCACGCGGACGGGGTGAACCACTGGGCCGGAACGCCCGCGAACCCGCTCGACTCGTCGCGGCTGCCGGGCGGCTCGTCGAGCGGCTCGGCGGTGGTTGTCGCGTTGGGCGAGGCGGACGTGGCGTACGGAACAGACACGGGCGGCTCGGTCCGCGTCCCGGCCGCGTGCTGCGGCGTGGTGGGCCTGAAGACGACGGCGGGTCGCGTTCCCACCCAGGGCGTCTTCGAGTTCTCCCGCACGCTGGACACCGTGGGTCCGATGGGGAGGACTGTCGCCGACGTGGCGCTGGGCATGTCTCTGATGGAGCCGGGCTTCGTCGTCGCGCCTGTCAACGCCCCCTTGACAGCCGCCCGCCTCCGCCTCCCCGGCGTGGAACCTGGCATCGACGCCGCGGTGGATCGGGCGTTGTCGGCGGCTGGCTTCACGACCACCGACGTGGAGCTGCCGTCGTGGTCGGACTGGAACTCGGCGGCCGACACGCTGATGGCCTGGGAGGGCTACTTCGCCATGTCGTCGTTCCTTCAGCAACCAGACCTGCTCGAAGACCGCCACGTAGCCAGCATCGAATACGGCGCCACCATCCCCGCGTCGCGCGTCACCGAGATCCGCCGCCTGCAGCTGCAAGCCCGCCGGGTGTTGGACGACCTTCTCGCCACCCACACCGTGCTCGCCCTGCCCACGCTGGCCGTGGAGCCCCCGAAGGTCGCGGAGAGAGCCGGCCTCACGTACCTCACCGTGGCCCTCAACTTCACCGGCCACCCCGCCCTCGCCCTCCCCATCCCGAGATCGGACAGCCACCTCCCGGCATCCCTCCAACTCGTCGGCCCGCACTTCTCCGAAGAGTTGCTGCTGTCCTTGGGTGCGCTAGCTGAGCAGTAGCTCGGTGGCTTGGGCGGCGCAGCCCCAGGATTGGAGGACGCCGGTGCCGTCGTGGCCGTAGTTGTGGACGATCTTGGTGCTCCCCTGGATCTCGGCCTCCAGGCGTACTGTCGGGCGGCTGGGGCGGAGGCCGGCTCGGTGGGCGAGGACCTTGGCGTTCGCGAGCCGGGGCTCGACCTCGATGCAGCGCTGCAGGATTCCGCGGGCAATCTCCGGTGACGGCGCCGGGTCCCAGTCGTCCTCGACGCGCACTCCCCCGAGCAGGACGTGGTTGCCGTACGGGTGCCAGCTGGCGTTCTCCGGACCGAACGTCACGCCGAGGAAGAAGCCTTCCAGGCCGGGGTTCTCCACCACGACGTGCTGACCCTTGACCGGCCGCACGCTCTCGTCGCCGGCCAGCCGGCGGGCTCCGACGCCGGTGCAGTTCGCGACGAGTTCGGCGTCCAACCCGGCCAGCGACTCGACCACGCGCTGCTCGATCGTGCCGCCACCGTTGACGAAACGACCGACGAGGTAGTCGAGATAGGGCGGCAGGTCGACCAGCGGCACGCGCATCCACGTTCCGCTCGCATAGCCGGGTGGCACCTCCGACGCCGTCGCCTCGCGGACGTACATCGACTCGTCCGCGAACGGTGGCGCCCCGCCGATCGAAGAGGTCGCCGCGCCGAGGCCCGTCTCCATCCGTACCCAGCCATGGGACGGCTCGAGCCGCCGCAGCTCGGCGACGGTCGCCAGCTCCCACTCAGCGTTCGGGCCGGCGAACACCGGCCCGCACATGCCGGTCGCCGCCGCGGACGTGGTCGAAGCGGTCAGCTCCGCGGTCAGGATGCGCACGGAAGCGCCGGCCTCCTGGAGCCGGATCGCGGTGGTCAGGCCCATCACGCCGGCGCCGACCACGGTCACCTCGGGACTACTCATGCCCGAGACCGTACGGCCGGCGCCGCGCGCGCAGCTTGGAGATTTCTGCCTGTGCTAACCCGGGTAGACGATCTGCTGCACCGCCCACTTGTTGCCATCGGGGTCGGCGAAGAACACGAACCGTCCCCACGGGAAGTCCTGGACGTCGGTGACCGGGCAGCCTCGTTCGGTCAGCTCCTTGTGCGCCGTCTCGATGTCGTTCACGACGAGCTGCAGCCCCTGCACGGACCCGGGCGCGGCCTCGGTCACCCCGAGGCCGATCGCGATCGAGCACCCCGATCCCTGCGGCGTCAGCTGCACGAACCGCACCTCGTCGCTGACCTTGTGGTCGTGATCGAGGTTGAACCCCGCCTGCTCGACGTAGAACGCCTTCGCTCGGTCCACGTCCGAGACCGGCACAGCGACCAGTTCCAGCTTGAAGTCGATACCCATGGTTACTCCTCTAACTCTGCTGAGCCGGCGCGCGCCGGATCGGGGCGACGGTGGGGACGGGGTCCTGGGTGAGGAAGTCGAGCACGATCCTGTTCACGAGCTCCGGCTTCTCCTGGGTCAGGAAGTGCGACGTGCCAGGAACGATCGCCAGCTCGGCGTTCGGGATCGCGTCGTACATGTCGGCCACGTGCTTCAGCGTCGACAGGTCGTCGTCGGCGAACATCACCAGCGTCCGCGCCTGGATCGCGCCGAGCTCGGAGGCCTCGAGGTACGGCTCGCGCTTGCTCAGGTCGCCGATCTTCGCCGCGAGCACGCGGAAGTGGTCCGCGCCGTCGGGTGAGACCTCGGCGTACGCCGGGCCGAGGAACTGTTGCATCGCGTCGATGTCCCAGTCGTCGTCCCCGCCCTGCACCGCGTCGCCGTCCTTGCTGAACCCGCCGCTGATCAGGACCAGCCGATCGACCAGATCGGGCCGCTGCATCGCGACCTGCATGAGCACGAACGCGCCCACGCTGTGCCCGAGCAGGTGCGCTGGCCGGCCGATCACCGTCTCGAGGAACGCGATCGCGTCGTCGGTCATCGCCTGGAACGTGTATGGGCCCTCGGGGTCCGGCGTGTGGCCGTGCCCGCGAAGATCCGGGGTGTAGACGTGGAAGCGCTCGGCCAGCGGGCCGAGGTTCGGTTCGAACCAGCGCGCGTCCACCATGCCGCCGTGCAGCAGCACCAGCGGCTCGCCCGAGCCGTGCTCGTCGTACCACGTTCGCACCGGGCCGAGCTGAACGTACGTACCCATCTGCCTCCCCTTCAGTCGTCGGTGCGGGGAAGCTACCAAGATTCACCGTCCAAGACTTTTCGTCCACAGGCCGTGGACGCTGAAACCGCAGGAAAGAGGCGTGATCACCACAGAATCTGGCGTTCATCCACAGGCCGGTCCCCAGGCTGTGCACACCGTTGCGCACGGTTGTCCCCAGTGATCGACAACTCGCCCACAGGCCCTGTGCATGGCGAGCTTCTCCCAGCCCTCCCGGCCGCGTACGGTCAGCGCTACCCGGGGGCGAGCTAGGCAGGTCCGCGCGCAGCCGTACGGAATCGACTTGTCGGTCCCGTACGGTAGAAAATCGAACATGCGTTCGTCACGGGTCAAGCAGTCGCCAGAGGTAGGGCAGGGGGTCCGCAAGCGGTGAGCGTTGCCGAGTTTCCGGGGTTGCACCCGGTCGAGGGCCCACCCGACCGGCTGCCTCCGCAAGACCTCGCCGCGGAGCAGTGTGTCCTCGGCAGCATGTTGCTGTCGAAGGACGCGATCGCCGACGTCGTCGAGGTGCTGCGCGGACCGGACTTCTACCGGCCGGCGCACGAGACCGTGTACGACGTCGTGCTCGACCTCTACGGCCGCGGCGAGCCGGCCGACGCCGTCACGGTCGCGGCCGAGTTGCAGCGCAAGGGCGAGCTCAACCGCGTGGGCGGTGCGCCGTACGTTCACACGCTGATCGCCTCGGTGCCATCGGCCGCCAACGCCGGCTACTACGCGGCGATCGTGCGGGAGAAGGGGATCCTGCGCCGGCTGGTCGACGCCGGCACCAAGATCACCCAGCTCGGCTATGCCGGCGACGGCGAGGTCGAGGACATCGTCGACCGCGCGCAGGCCGAGGTGTACCAGGTCGCCGACAAGCGCGGCACCGAGGACTACGCGCCGCTGTCGGCGATCCTCGAGCCGACGTTGGACGAGATCGAGGCGATCGGTTCGCGCGGCGGACAGATGGTCGGCGTACCGACCGGGTTCACCGACCTCGACGGGCTGACCAACGGCCTGCACCCCGGGCAGCTGATCATCGTCGCCGCCCGTCCCGGTGTCGGCAAGTCGATCCTGGCGCTGAACTTTGCCCGCGCGGCGTCGATCGCGAACGGTCTCGCCTCGGTGATCTTCTCGCTGGAGATGAACCGCACCGAGATCACGATGCGCCTGCTGTCGGCCGAGGCGCGGGTGCCGCTCGGGCACATGCGGCAGGGCACGATGAGCGACGACGACTGGGCCCGGCTCGCGCGCCGGATGGGTGAGGTGTCGAGCGCGCCGCTGTACATCGACGACTCGCCGAACATGACGCTGATGGAGATCCGGGCGAAGGCACGGCGGCTTCGGCAGCGCAACGAGCTGCGGCTCATCATTCTCGACTACCTGCAGTTGATGACCTCCGGAAAACGGGTCGAGAGCAGGCAGGTCGAGGTCGCCGAGTTCTCCCGAAACCTGAAGCTGTTGGCCAAGGAGCTCGAGGTGCCGATCGTGGCGCTCTCGCAGCTCAACCGTGGTCCGGAGCAACGTACGGACAAGCGCCCGATGCTGTCCGACCTGCGTGAGTCCGGATCGATCGAGCAGGACGCCGACATGGTGATCCTGCTGCACCGTGAAGACGCGTACGAACGGGAGTCCACCCGGCCTGGCGAGGCCGACTTCATCGTCGCCAAACACCGTAACGGCCCCACCGCCAACATCACCGTCGCGTTCCAAGGTCACTACCAGCGGTTCGTCGACATGGCGCAGGGGTAGCTCGGAGGAACGAAGTGCGCACAATCCCCGTTCACGCGAGCCACGGTCGGTCTCGGTACTCCCGGGCCGTTCTGAGCCGGGGTGTGGGCTTGGGGGTCGGCGCCTCCGGCTTCGACGGGGAGCGTGTCGCGCTGATCGCGTCGCAGCGGGCGCGCCCGTACTCTGCGGGCGACCTCTCCGCGGCGGCCCGCGACCTCGCAGCGTGGCGGTGTGCGGGTCTCGGGGTGCACACGGTGCTCGACGACAGCTACCCGGACCGGCTGCGCGACGTCCCGTCGCTGCCGCCGGTGCTGTTCACGCGCGGGATCGTCCGGCCCGACGACCACGCGGTGGCCGTCGTGGGTGCGCGACATGCGTCTTCGTTGGGCCTGTCCTTCGCCGCCGATCTTGCGACGGCGTTGGTGGGCCTGGGCGTGACAGTGGTGTCCGGCCTGGCGGCGGGCATCGACACCGCAGCGCACGCCGCAGCCCTGGCCTCGGGCGGCCGTACAGTCGCCGTGCTGGGCACCGGCGTGGGCCGCTGCTACCCGCCGAGCAACCGCGACCTCCAATCCGAAATCGCCCGCCGCGGACTGTTGCTCTCGCAGTTCTGGCCAGACACCCCGCCGCGCGAACACAACTTCGTAACCCGCAACGCCGTACTGTGCGGCTACGCCGACGCCTGCGTGATCGCCGAGGCGGGCGAGTCCAGCAGCACCCGAACGTTGGCCCGCCACGCCTTGGACCAAAGCCGCCCGCTGATCCTGACGACCCTCGTCCTGCGCTCAGCCGCCTGGGCCAAATCCCTCACCCGCCGCGCAGGAGTCCACATCGCCTCCAGCGTTGACGAGACGCTTGCCGCCATCGCGGAGGGACGAGCCGCAGCAGAGCGCACTTTTGCCTGACGTTTGTCAGTCGGATCAAGCAAATGGCGGGCCCCCACGACCTTCGGCGATCCTCTCGCCAGCGCTGCTCGGGCATGGTTGGCCGAGTTCGGAACTGATGGGCCGCGCTGAGGGTTAAGGGGCACAATGGGCTAGTGACCCTGACACGGCGGTTGCGGGATCCGCATGACAAGGAGATTTGGCGGCTCGCCGTACCCGCGTTCTTCGCGTTGGTGGCCGAGCCGATGTTCCTGCTCACCGACTCCGCGGTCGTCGGCCACCTGGGCACGCCGCAGCTCGCGGGGCTCGGGTTGGCGGGGACGGTATTGCAGACGGGGGTCAGTCTTTGCATCTTCCTCGCGTACGCCACCACGGCGGCGGTGGCGCGGCAGCTGGGCGCGGGTGACACGAAGAAGGCGATCCAGTACGGGATCGACGGGATCTGGCTCGCACTGGGCGTCGGCATAGCGCTCGCGGCAGCCGGGGCGATCTTCGCTGAGCCGCTGGTGCAGCTCTTCAACCCCTCCGACGCCGTAGCTGAGCAGGCGACGATCTATCTGCGCATCGCTGCGCTGGGGACGCCGGCGATGCTGGCGGTCTTTGCTGGGACGGGCGTGCTCCGCGGCCTGCAGGACACGAAGACTCCGCTCGTCGTCGCGGTCGGCTCCTACCTCGCGAACATCGTGCTCAACCTCGCGCTCGTCTACGGCCTGCACTGGGGCATCGCCGGGAGCGCGTGGGGGACGGTCATCGCCCAGTACGCGGGCGCCGCGGCGCTGATCGTCGTCGTGCTGAGGGGCGCCAAGAAGCATGGCGCGCACGTCAGACCGGACTGGGCCGGCATCAAGTCCGCCGCCGGCGCGGGCGTCCCGCTGATCGTCCGCACCGCCGCGCTCAGGGTCGGCATCCTCCTCGCCACCGTCGTGGCGACGTCGTTCGGGGACGCGCCGCTGGCCGCGCATCAGGTCGTCTTCACGATCTGGAACGCCCTCGCGCTCGCCCTCGATGCCGTCGCGATCGCCGGGCAGGCCATCGTCGGGCGGTACCTCGGCGCCGGCGACGTCGAGGGAACGAGGGCGGCCACCAGGCGCATGATCGAGTGGGGCATCGCCGCCGGCGTGCTCACCGGCATCCTCCTCGCGGTGGCGAGACCGCTCTACGTCCCGCTGTTCACCGAGGACCCGAACGTCCGCACGCTCATCAGCGCGGCGATCCTCGTCGTCGCAGCCCTCCAGCCGGTCGCCGGCGTCGTGTTCGTGCTCGACGGCGTGCTCATCGGCGCCGGCGATGGGCGCTACCTCGCGTGGACCGGCGTGCTGAACGTGATCGCGTTCATCCCGTTCGCCGCCCTCGTCTGGGCCACCGACGCCGGCCTGGTCGCGCTCTGGTGGGCGTACGCCGTGTACCAGCTCGCCCGCCTCACCACCCTCAGCCTCCGCGCCAGAAGCAGCACCTGGCTGGTGACCGGAGCCCTCAGCCGGCCTTGACCCAAAAGACAGAAGCGGCGCCCCAGAGCGGGGCGCCGCATCGTCGAAGAAGAGGTCAGCCGCGCGTACCGGTCGACCAGATCGGCGTCTTGCCCTTGTAGATCACGACGTTGCCGTCGTTCTGGACGGACAGGAACGCGCCCCGGTTGCCGCCGGTCTTGGAGTGCCAGGTGGCGGTCGTCTTCCGGTAGACCACGAAGTTCCCGTCGGCCTGCATCACCGCGTACGAGTCCTTGACCCGCGACTTGCTGCCCCACAGGGCCTTCTTGCCCTTGTACAGAACGAGGTTGCCGTCGCTCTGCATGATCAGCTTGAACACGCGGTTGGCCGAGACGACCGAGTAGCCCTTGTAGATCTTGGCGCTCGTGTTCGGCGTGGAGATCGTGATCCAACGGTGCCAGAGCGGCTTGTTCGTCGTCGAGTACGTGACGAGGTTGCTGTCGTTCTGGAGGGCCAGGCCCTTGATCTTGTAGTTCTGGATGCGCGTGCTCCAGACGGCCTTCTTGCCCTTGTAGACGACGAAGTTGCCGTCCTTCTGCATCGCCGCGTACGCGCCGTTCTGGCCGTGGGTCTGCGTCGACCACTTGGCGACCCACTTCTTGCCCGACTTCACGTACTCGACGAGGTTGCCGTCGGGCTGCATGAGCAGTCGGTAGTAGCCGTTCGCCGAACGGACGTAGTTGCCGGACTTGAGCAGCTGACCGGGCTTCAGCCAGGTGTTGTACGCCGCGGGCGAGTCGGCCATGGCGATCGCGGCCGGGCCGTTCGTCCACTGGTTCGCCGGCACAGCCGTGCCGGTGGTGGTCGCGGCACTCGCGATCGGAGCGAACATGACAGCGCCTGCGGTCGCGGCGGCCGCCAGGCCGGCGAACACACGCTTACGCGTCCCCGTGATGGTCATAGGTGCCCTTTCCCTCCTAAGGCGCGCGGCCGGTCGTGGCCGCAGGCGTCATAGTGACGCACCTTTGACCGGTTTCCGTTCCCGATGTGGCGATGATCACGAAGCGTAGTGTCTTGGCCCGGTTACGTTCGGCCGAGCCTCACAGCTCACCAACTGAGGACGAAGGAAACCTGCCATTTCCCGTCCATCGGTGGCAGCATTCTCCGCAGCCTTCGTCGAGGGGAGCACCATCATGCGTCGTACGTTCCGCCAGCTTCTGGTCGCCGGAAGCTCAGCCGTCCTGCTGAGCGGGTCCGTCGCGTTGCCGCAGCTGCTCGACGCACCGAAGGCGGCGACCCCGGTCGACACGCTGGTGCAGGACCTCAACACGATCCTGTCCCAGCCCGGCGTCCCCGAGGCGCACGCGTCGGTGCTGGTACGCGGCGCGGACGGCGGCGTGCTCTACGAGAAGGAAGCGTCCGAACGGCTGCTGCCCGCCTCGAACGCCAAGCTCTTCAGCTCCACCGCGGCACTCGAGGTGCTCGGCGCGGACCACCGCTTCCCGACGAGCGTGCTCTCGACCGCGTCGGTCCGCGGTTCGGTGCTGCGTGGCGACCTCTATCTGCGCGGCCAGGGCGACCCGACGCTGCTCGCGAAGGACTACGACGACCTCGCCGCGAAGGTCGCCGCTTCCGGCGTCAAGCTGGTCCGCGGCAATCTCGTCGCCGACGACACCTGGTACGACGCGGTCCGGCTCGGCAACTCCTGGGGCTGGGACGACGAGCCGTACTACTACAACATGCAGATCTCGGCGCTGACCGTCTCGCCGAACACCGACTACGACGCGGGCACCGTGATCGTCGAGACGCGGCCCGGCGCCACGGTCGGCGCGCCGGCTCAGCTCAAGGTCGTTCCGGAGACGAGCTACGTGAAGCTCGTCAACAAGGCGACGACGAAGGCGAGCGGCTCGACCAGCATGTCGGTCGAGCGGCAGCACGGCACGAACGTCATCGAGGTGACGGGCTCGATCGCGCTCGGAGCATCGGTCGACCAGGAGTGGGCGACGGTGTGGGAGCCGACGGGGTACGCGGCGGACGTGTTCCGGCGCGCGCTCACCCGGCACGGCGTGAAGGTGCTGGGCGGCACGACGTACGCCGCGACGCCCGCGGGTGCCGGCGAGCTGGCGCGGCACGAGTCGATGACGGTTGGGGAGCTGTTGGTCCCGTTCATGAAGCTCTCCAACAACGGGCACGCCGAGGTACTGGTGAAGGAGATGGGCCGCAAGGTCTCCGGCGAGGGCTCGTGGGACGCCGGTCTCGCGGCGATGACCACCGCGCTGGAGGGCCTGGGCGTGAACATGGGCACGATCCGGATCGTCGACGGCTCGGGTCTGTCGCGGCAGGACTTCCTCACGCCGGTGCAGGTGACGAACCTGCTGCGCGGCGCGGAGTCCCAGCCCTGGTTCGACACCTGGTACGCGTCGATGCCGATCGCGTGCAAGAACCCGCGCTTCGAGGGCGGCACGCTGCGGTCCCGGATGTGCAACACGGAGGCCGCGGGGAACGTGCATGCCAAGACCGGCTCGCTGACCCGCGTGACGGCGCTCGGCGGGTACGTGACCAGCAAGGACGGCGAGCGCCTGACGTTCTCGATCATCCTCAACTACTTCGACGCGAGCCTGCCGGCGAAGGGGATCGAGGACCAGATCGCGATCCGGCTGGCGAACTTCTCCCGCACCGCCCCGCCCTCGGTGCGCGTGCCGGCGCTGAAGCGTTCGACCGGTCCGGCCGACGTCGAGTGCTCCTGGGTCAAGGCCTGCTGAGCCCGGAAAGGATTGGACGGGATCATCGACCGGCTTGTAGCTTGCAGCCGACCGTGACGACGCCCAAGGAGGTGAAACCCATGAACGCAGTAGCGATGTGGGTGCTCCCTCTTCCCGTCATGGTTGGGCGACTGACGTAGGTGTCGCCGGGAGTGCCACTCCACCCAGGCACTCCCGAAAGGCAACACAACACCCATGGACTCTTCGCAACGCAACGCCGAGCCGTTCAGGTTCGACGTCATCATTGCCGGCTGTGGGCCGACTGGCGCGATGCTGGCCACCGAGCTCCGGCTGCACGACGTGCGGGTTCTCGTTCTGGACAAGGAAACCGAGCCCGCGTCGTTCGTCCGCATCGTCGGTCTGCACATTCGCAGTCTCGAGCTGATGGCCATGCGCGGACTGCTGGATCGTCTTCGCGCACAGGGAAGACAGCGTCCGGCCGCCGGATTCTTCGCCGCCATCAGCAAGCCCGCACCCGAGGGCCTGGACACCGCGCACGCCTATCTGCTGGGCATGCAGCAGCCGGTCATCGTTCAGTTGCTGGAGGACCATGCGATCGCGCAGGGTGCGCAGATCCGGCGCGATGCCGCGGTGGCCGGCTTCGAGCAGGACGACGAGGGTGTGACCGTCGAGCTGGCCAACGGCGAACGGCTGCGGACGCGTTATCTCGTCGGCTGTGACGGCGCGCGCAGTACGGTGCGCAAACTTCTCGGCGTCGGCTTCCCCGGCGAACCCTCGCGGAACGACACGCTGATGGGCGAGCTGCAAGTGGGTGTGCCGCAGGAGGAGGTCGCCGCCAAGGTGGCCGAAATCCAGGAGACCGCCAAGACTTTCAGCTTCATGCACTTCGGCGAAGGGGTCTATCGCGTCGTCGTCCCCGCCGCGGGGGTCAGCGATCGCACGGAGCCGCCAACCCTCGAGGACTTCCAACGACAGCTGCGCGCCATCGCCGGAACCGACTTCGGCGTGCACTCCCCGCGCTGGTTGTCCCGCTTCGGCGATGCCACCCGGCTGGCCGAGCGCTATCGGGTCGGGCGGGTACTGCTGGCCGGCGATGCGGCACACATCCATCCGCCCATCGGCGGGCAGGGCCTCAACCTGGGCGTACAGGACGCCTTCAACCTTGGCTGGAAACTTGCCGCCGAGATCCGCGGCTGGGCGCCCGAAACGCTGCTGGACACCTACCAGGCCGAACGTCATCCGGTCGCCGCGGACGTGCTCGACAACACCCGCGCCCAGCTGGAGCTGCTGTCCCCCGAGCCTGGCCCGCAGGCCGTACGCAGGCTGCTCACCGAACTGATGGACTTCGACGAGGTGAACCGCCTACTGATCGAGAAGATCACCGCGATCGGCATCCGGTACGACTTCGGCGCGGGCCCCGACC is part of the Tenggerimyces flavus genome and encodes:
- the rox gene encoding rifampin monooxygenase, with the protein product MDSSQRNAEPFRFDVIIAGCGPTGAMLATELRLHDVRVLVLDKETEPASFVRIVGLHIRSLELMAMRGLLDRLRAQGRQRPAAGFFAAISKPAPEGLDTAHAYLLGMQQPVIVQLLEDHAIAQGAQIRRDAAVAGFEQDDEGVTVELANGERLRTRYLVGCDGARSTVRKLLGVGFPGEPSRNDTLMGELQVGVPQEEVAAKVAEIQETAKTFSFMHFGEGVYRVVVPAAGVSDRTEPPTLEDFQRQLRAIAGTDFGVHSPRWLSRFGDATRLAERYRVGRVLLAGDAAHIHPPIGGQGLNLGVQDAFNLGWKLAAEIRGWAPETLLDTYQAERHPVAADVLDNTRAQLELLSPEPGPQAVRRLLTELMDFDEVNRLLIEKITAIGIRYDFGAGPDLLGRRLPDLDLKQGHLYDQLHRGRGLLLDRTERLAVGGWADRVDYLADPTAALDAACVLLRPDGHVAWIGDDQQDLTDHLERWFGKPAQ